One stretch of Oceanipulchritudo coccoides DNA includes these proteins:
- the gmk gene encoding guanylate kinase, with amino-acid sequence MSISENWRSMTVPPTASPIILIICGPAGSGKTTLCEQLLSEFPDRIERIVTTTSRQPRPGEVDGLDYHFLDEEVFKRRLENGDFIEWAIVHGRYYGSQKKHILQQLEKGKDLMLNIDIQGAQTFRKEPSINSRLAGGLHTIFIQPESLEQIRERLKGRGESEMEIERRLKSARIELQEVDNFEHVILSGTREADYDALRKLYLSLRK; translated from the coding sequence ATGTCGATCTCTGAAAACTGGCGATCGATGACTGTTCCCCCCACCGCATCGCCGATTATCCTCATCATATGCGGCCCCGCAGGGTCAGGCAAAACCACCCTTTGTGAGCAGTTGCTAAGCGAATTTCCCGACCGCATTGAGCGCATTGTCACGACCACCAGCCGGCAACCAAGACCCGGGGAAGTGGACGGGCTCGACTACCACTTTCTTGATGAGGAAGTGTTCAAAAGGCGACTTGAAAACGGTGACTTTATCGAATGGGCGATCGTCCATGGACGATACTATGGCTCACAGAAAAAGCACATCCTGCAACAATTGGAAAAAGGCAAGGATCTCATGCTCAATATTGATATCCAGGGAGCACAAACATTCAGGAAAGAGCCGTCGATAAATTCGCGCTTGGCCGGTGGGTTGCATACGATTTTTATCCAGCCGGAATCCCTCGAGCAAATCCGCGAGCGCCTGAAGGGTCGCGGAGAAAGCGAAATGGAAATCGAAAGGCGCCTCAAGTCCGCCAGGATTGAACTGCAGGAAGTGGACAATTTTGAACACGTTATCTTAAGTGGAACCCGTGAGGCCGATTACGACGCCCTACGGAAATTATACCTCTCACTCAGGAAATGA